The following coding sequences lie in one Cannabis sativa cultivar Pink pepper isolate KNU-18-1 chromosome 5, ASM2916894v1, whole genome shotgun sequence genomic window:
- the LOC115716333 gene encoding uncharacterized protein LOC115716333 → MRSINNSVETINAAATAIVSAESRTQPTSVPKRRWGSCWSLYWCFGSHKNSKRIGHAVLVPEPVLPGAAVPAAEHHQASSSAIILPFIAPPSSPASFLQSDPPSATQSPAGLLSLTSLSMNSYSPGGPASIFAIGPYAYETQLVSPPVFSTFPTEPSTAPYTPPPESVQLTTPSSPEVPFAQLLTSSLDRSRRNNGTNQKFSLSHCEFQPYQQYPGSPGGHLISPGSAVSNSGTSSPFPDRHPMLGFRTGEAPRILGYEHFTTRKWGSRLGSGSLTPDGVGLGSRLGSGCLTPDGNGLGSRLGSGSMTPNGAGLDSRMGSGCQTPDGTLMAVCADNFVLENQISEVASLANSDNGCQTDGCVVDHRVSFELTGEDVARCLANKSASLNSRTASESLVDILPAECPTNKDGVSIDTDNNNISYESCVKETSNESSEHDCRGEDQSYQKHRSITLGSIKEFNFDNTKADASVKPTIGSEWWANEKVAGKEPKPGNSWSFFPILQPGVS, encoded by the exons ATGAGAAGTATTAACAATAGCGTTGAAACTATTAACGCCGCTGCTACTGCTATTGTCTCGGCCGAGAGTCGAACTCAACCTACCTCCGTTCCT AAAAGAAGATGGGGAAGTTGCTGGAGTCTATATTGGTGTTTTGGATCACATAAAAACAGCAAGCGAATTGGTCATGCTGTTCTTGTTCCCGAACCAGTGTTACCAGGTGCTGCAGTCCCTGCGGCTGAGCACCACCAAGCCTCCTCATCAGCCATTATTCTACCCTTTATTGCTCCTCCTTCTTCTCCGGCATCTTTCCTCCAATCGGATCCTCCTTCTGCTACACAATCCCCAGCTGGATTGTTGTCCCTCACTTCACTATCCATGAATTCGTACTCTCCGGGTGGCCCTGCATCCATCTTTGCCATAGGTCCATATGCCTATGAGACTCAGTTAGTCTCACCACCTGTATTCTCGACCTTTCCTACTGAACCATCTACTGCTCCGTACACTCCTCCACCTGAGTCTGTTCAACTGACCACCCCTTCATCCCCTGAAGTGCCATTTGCTCAACTTTTGACATCTTCACTTGACCGAAGCCGAAGAAACAATGGCACAAATCAGAAATTTTCACTATCTCATTGTGAGTTTCAGCCTTATCAACAGTATCCAGGAAGCCCAGGTGGCCATCTCATTTCCCCAGGCTCAGCGGTCTCAAATTCTGGAACATCATCTCCTTTCCCTGATAGACACCCTATGCTTGGATTCCGTACAGGGGAAGCTCCAAGGATCCTGGGCTATGAACATTTTACCACCCGGAAGTGGGGTTCAAGGTTGGGTTCAGGGTCTTTAACGCCAGATGGTGTGGGGCTGGGTTCAAGGCTGGGATCCGGGTGTTTGACCCCAGATGGCAATGGTCTAGGTTCCAGGCTTGGCTCTGGGTCCATGACCCCAAATGGTGCTGGGCTTGACTCAAGAATGGGCTCTGGATGTCAGACACCTGATGGGACTTTGATGGCTGTTTGTGCTGATAATTTTGTTCTGGAGAACCAGATATCTGAAGTGGCATCCCTGGCCAACTCAGATAACGGGTGTCAGACCGACGGGTGTGTAGTTGACCATAGGGTGTCGTTTGAGTTAACTGGTGAAGATGTTGCACGTTGCCTTGCAAATAAGTCTGCATCATTGAATAGCAGAACTGCATCAGAGTCTTTGGTTGATATATTACCAGCAGAATGCCCCACCAACAAAGATGGTGTGTCGATAGATACCGATAACAATAATATTTCATATGAATCATGTGTTAAGGAAACTTCCAATGAAAGCTCTGAACATGATTGTCGAGGAGAAGATCAAAGCTATCAGAAGCATCGATCAATCACTCTCGGGTCAATAAAAGAATTCAACTTTGACAACACAAAAGCAGATGCCTCAGTTAAACCAACCATTGGCTCTGAGTGGTGGGCTAATGAGAAAGTTGCTGGTAAGGAACCAAAGCCTGGCAACAGTTGGAGTTTCTTTCCAATTCTGCAACCTGGGGTCAGTTGA